The following are encoded together in the Acidobacteriota bacterium genome:
- a CDS encoding cell division protein ZapA codes for MRVNAASPVDDDTPLAEQAGPTHVVMVDIQGLRYPVRSALDPSYVHTLARYVDGTMEAASSAVPIGESTKLAVLAALNIADECLRGRDEDTRVAAELVDRAAALEHLIDAVLARHGG; via the coding sequence GTGAGGGTCAACGCCGCCTCCCCCGTGGACGATGACACGCCGCTCGCCGAGCAGGCGGGGCCCACGCACGTCGTCATGGTGGACATCCAGGGCCTGCGCTATCCGGTGCGCAGCGCGCTCGATCCGTCGTACGTCCACACGCTGGCGCGCTATGTGGACGGCACGATGGAAGCCGCGTCGAGCGCCGTGCCGATCGGCGAATCGACCAAGCTCGCGGTGCTCGCGGCGCTCAACATCGCCGACGAGTGCCTTCGCGGCCGCGACGAGGACACGCGCGTGGCCGCCGAACTCGTGGACCGCGCGGCCGCACTCGAGCACCTCATCGACGCCGTCCTGGCACGGCATGGCGGCTGA
- the zapB gene encoding cell division protein ZapB has protein sequence MSTTVTAADLGVVERLDEKIRQLIALVEKSRAEASRLRTDNDRLTREVDALQAQLADAEGVAVELQSLRDERDQVRARVADMLAQLDALQM, from the coding sequence ATGAGCACCACCGTGACGGCCGCCGACCTCGGCGTGGTCGAGCGCCTCGACGAGAAGATCCGCCAGCTCATCGCGCTGGTCGAGAAGAGCCGCGCGGAAGCCAGCCGCCTCCGCACGGACAACGATCGGCTCACGCGTGAAGTGGATGCCCTCCAGGCGCAGCTCGCCGATGCCGAAGGCGTGGCCGTGGAACTGCAGTCCCTGCGTGATGAACGCGATCAGGTGCGGGCACGCGTCGCCGACATGCTCGCGCAACTCGACGCACTCCAGATGTAG
- the pheT gene encoding phenylalanine--tRNA ligase subunit beta, which translates to MRILVSWLRDYVDVPVTIDQLANDLSMRGFEVAAVDSVEGRPDDAVIDFEITANRPDCLSVLGMAREVAVRYGVPLRVPVPAVAEARVAQNDGAALRVSVERADLCPLYCAAMMDVTVGPSPTWLVERLTLAGVRSINNIVDVTNYVLLELNQPLHAFDYDTIAGHQLTVRTAHAGERLTTLDGVARTLADDMLVIADDAGAQAVAGVMGGDATEIGATTKTIALESAYFEPAQVRRTRRRLQLSTEASYRFERGTDPSMPLRALHRAVEVLTQIGAGRVRGGDVVAGTPALALRTVRLRWPRIARVLGMEVPVAEVESILTSLGFGLAHDDDANGPAWIATIPGWRGDVTREEDLIEEVARCAGYDRLPVTFPPLAAPPARTAPRLVRDARVRDMLVGAGFAEAVTFTFIERAAAAPFDAAPIAIANPLSELFAVLRPWVLPGVIDSLSHNRRREHRDIRLFELGTRFTDAHGETHGVAVAWTGAAAPEHWSRSGRPVDVYDVIGVVARIGDVLRTPLTLEPADHAAFMPGRAARVVRADAGGRVDVGWVGQLAPALAEARGLPGADPVFVAEVDLDLAAPDHAPDWQAVMAPLPRHPSVVRDLSIVVPADLPAVRVRDTIHTAAPSTLVEVREFDRYQGSSLPAGTVSLSLRLTFRAAERTLTDVEVQSAVDGILAALAAGHGATLR; encoded by the coding sequence GTGGCGGTGCGCTACGGCGTGCCGCTGCGCGTGCCCGTGCCGGCGGTTGCCGAGGCACGCGTCGCGCAGAACGACGGCGCCGCGCTGCGTGTGTCTGTCGAACGCGCGGATCTGTGCCCGCTCTATTGCGCGGCGATGATGGACGTCACGGTGGGCCCCTCCCCCACCTGGCTCGTCGAGCGACTCACGCTCGCCGGCGTCCGCTCGATCAACAACATCGTCGACGTCACCAACTACGTGCTGCTCGAGCTGAACCAGCCGCTGCACGCGTTCGACTACGACACGATCGCCGGACATCAGCTGACCGTGCGCACCGCGCACGCGGGCGAACGCCTGACCACGCTCGACGGCGTGGCGCGCACGCTCGCCGACGACATGCTGGTGATCGCCGACGATGCCGGCGCGCAGGCGGTGGCGGGCGTGATGGGCGGTGACGCGACCGAGATCGGCGCGACAACGAAAACCATCGCACTCGAAAGTGCGTACTTCGAGCCTGCGCAGGTGCGCCGCACCCGACGCCGGCTCCAGCTCTCGACCGAGGCCTCGTATCGCTTCGAGCGCGGTACCGATCCCTCGATGCCGCTGCGTGCCCTGCACCGCGCCGTGGAGGTACTGACGCAGATCGGCGCCGGTCGCGTGCGTGGCGGCGACGTGGTCGCGGGGACGCCGGCACTTGCGCTGCGCACCGTGCGCCTGCGATGGCCACGCATCGCGCGCGTGCTCGGCATGGAGGTGCCCGTTGCGGAAGTCGAGTCGATCCTGACGTCGCTCGGCTTCGGCCTCGCGCACGACGATGACGCGAACGGACCTGCGTGGATCGCGACCATCCCCGGATGGCGCGGGGACGTAACGCGCGAAGAAGACCTCATCGAGGAAGTCGCGCGGTGTGCTGGCTACGACCGCCTGCCCGTGACGTTCCCGCCGCTCGCTGCTCCGCCCGCCCGGACGGCGCCGCGTCTGGTGCGCGACGCGCGCGTACGCGACATGCTCGTGGGCGCCGGCTTCGCGGAGGCCGTGACGTTCACGTTCATCGAGCGGGCCGCGGCGGCGCCGTTCGACGCGGCACCGATCGCCATCGCGAATCCGCTGTCGGAGCTCTTCGCCGTCCTGCGGCCCTGGGTGCTGCCGGGCGTGATCGACAGTCTCTCGCACAATCGCCGGCGCGAACATCGCGACATCCGGCTGTTCGAACTCGGCACGCGCTTCACCGACGCGCATGGCGAGACGCATGGCGTGGCAGTCGCGTGGACGGGCGCCGCCGCGCCTGAACACTGGAGCCGCAGTGGCCGTCCCGTGGACGTGTACGACGTCATCGGCGTCGTCGCACGCATCGGCGACGTCCTTCGCACGCCCCTCACGCTCGAGCCGGCCGATCACGCCGCGTTCATGCCGGGCCGCGCAGCGCGCGTCGTCAGGGCGGATGCCGGCGGGCGCGTGGACGTGGGGTGGGTGGGTCAACTGGCTCCCGCGCTTGCCGAAGCGCGCGGGCTGCCGGGTGCGGATCCCGTGTTCGTGGCCGAGGTGGATCTCGACCTCGCGGCTCCCGACCATGCGCCAGACTGGCAGGCCGTGATGGCGCCTCTCCCGCGGCACCCATCGGTGGTGCGCGACCTGTCGATCGTCGTGCCGGCCGACTTGCCCGCGGTGAGGGTTCGTGACACGATTCACACCGCTGCGCCGTCCACGCTGGTGGAGGTGCGCGAGTTCGATCGCTATCAGGGATCGTCGCTGCCCGCGGGCACCGTGAGCCTCTCGCTGAGACTCACGTTCCGCGCGGCCGAGCGCACGCTGACGGATGTGGAGGTGCAGTCGGCCGTCGACGGCATCCTCGCGGCGCTGGCGGCCGGGCACGGCGCGACCCTGCGTTGA